A region from the Corylus avellana chromosome ca7, CavTom2PMs-1.0 genome encodes:
- the LOC132186054 gene encoding tRNA (guanine(26)-N(2))-dimethyltransferase produces MLNLTPKTLSPSPFLFNPILPKSQNPNPNTRLTAIPNQFPHQNCKSEYRTERGLEFETGETFFRHESATGRDLGVLAASLYKKSKGQLRVLDALCGCGIRSLRYLVGAEADFVLANDANDEYRSIISENLSRAVPRGFGDERRWSVTHFDANRAMAECYVQREFFDFIDVDSFGSDSSFLRSAMNALKLDGLIYATSTDGYTSGGHRPHQSLAAYGAYVRPMPYSNEIGLRMLIGGAVREASVLGYRVTPLFSYYSFHGPVFRVMLRLNRGKLVDDRHYGFIGYCHQCGNSQAFSWNELGRIRCSCTDSKVSGPRYVVSGPLWAGPLHDAAYLTEMLNLAEQWAWVGSGTGADLEKLLKQMIDESDPKLPFGYIKLDEVASRAKINSPPLRIMMDTLHKEGYAASRSHIASNAIKTNCPMADCMRIAKNLRHSLQC; encoded by the exons ATGTTAAACCTCACTCCTAAAACCCTATCCCCTTCACCATTTCTCTTCAACCCCATATTACCCAaatcccaaaaccctaaccctaacactCGACTCACCGCCATCCCAAACCAATTCCCACACCAGAATTGCAAATCCGAGTACAGGACCGAAAGGGGCCTTGAATTCGAGACCGGCGAGACCTTCTTCCGCCACGAGAGCGCCACCGGCCGAGACCTCGGTGTGCTCGCCGCCTCGCTCTACAAGAAATCCAAAGGCCAGTTGCGAGTCCTCGACGCATTGTGCGGTTGCGGGATTCGGTCTCTCCGGTACCTTGTCGGGGCCGAGGCCGATTTCGTATTGGCAAACGACGCAAACGACGAGTACCGGAGTATCATCTCGGAGAATCTGTCTCGGGCAGTCCCGAGGGGTTTCGGGGACGAGCGGAGATGGTCGGTGACGCACTTCGATGCGAACCGCGCCATGGCGGAGTGCTACGTACAAAGAGAGTTCTTCGATTTCATTGACGTCGATTCGTTTGGTAGCGACTCTTCGTTTCTGAGGTCAGCGATGAACGCTTTGAAATTGGATGGGTTGATTTACGCTACTTCTACTGATGGGTACACCTCCGGTGGTCACAGGCCTCACca ATCTTTAGCTGCATATGGAGCTTATGTTCGTCCAATGCCATATTCGAATGAGATTGGTTTGCGAATGCTTATAGGCGGGGCTGTAAGGGAAGCCTCGGTGTTGGGCTATCGTGTTACTCCCCTCTTTTCCTACTATTCGTTCCATGGACCTGTTTTTCGAGTCATGCTCCGGTTGAATCGTGGGAAGCTTGTCGATGACAG GCATTACGGTTTCATTGGCTACTGCCACCAGTGTGGAAATTCTCAAGCATTTTCATGGAACGAACTTGGTCGTATCAGGTGCTCCTGCACTGATTCAAAG GTTTCGGGGCCCCGCTATGTGGTTTCGGGGCCCCTTTGGGCGGGGCCTCTTCATGATGCTGCCTACCTCACAGAAATGTTGAATTTGGCAGAGCAATGGGCGTGGGTGGGTAGTGGCACAGGAGCTGATCTTGAGAAACTTTTGAAGCAGATGATAGATGAAAGTGACCCCAAATTGCCATTTGGGTACATCAAGTTGGATGAG GTGGCAAGCCGTGCCAAAATAAATTCTCCTCCGCTAAGGATCATGATGGACACCTTGCATAAG GAGGGGTATGCCGCTAGTAGGTCTCACATTGCTTCCAACGCGATCAAGACAAACTGCCCCATGGCAGACTGCATGAGAATTGCCAAGAATCTACGCCACTCTCTACAGTGTTAG
- the LOC132186055 gene encoding alpha-galactosidase 3: MAEKRKSSVVSVCFAVVWLCLVVFAVAIEGRVVPLLQSYEKSGFRSTFSAIYDTSKYGILQLSNGLAETPQMGWNSWNFFACNINETVIKETADALVSTGLAELGYVYLNIDDCWSSKKRNSEGQLVPDPKAFPSGIKALADYVHTKGLKLGIYSDAGVFTCEVRPGSLYHENDDAELFASWGVDYLKYDNCFNLGIEPKERYPPMRNALNATGRTIFYSLCEWGVDNPALWADKVGNSWRTTDDINDSWASMTTIADLNDKWAAYAGPGGWNDPDMLEVGNGGMTFQEYRAHFSIWALMKAPLLVGCDVRNMTTETFELLTNKEVIAINQDPLGVQGRKVYVSGTDDCLQVWAGPLSEHRLVVALWNRCSKAATVTAAWEKLGLESSTSVSIRDLWQHKDVSGDAVSSFSARVDAHDCKMYTFTPQTVSRTVV; this comes from the exons ATGGCGGAGAAGAGGAAAAGCAGCGTTGTCTCTGTTTGCTTTGCAGTTGTGTGGCTATGTTTGGTGGTATTTGCGGTGGCGATCGAAGGGAGAGTAGTGCCTCTATTGCAGAGCTACGAGAAATCCGGTTTTCGATCGACCTTTAGTGCGATTTATGATACTTCTAAGTATGGTATTCTCCAACTCAGCAACGGCTTGGCTGAGACGCCTCAGATGGG ATGGAATAGCTGGAATTTCTTTGCCTGCAATATCAATGAGACAGTTATCAAGGAAACAG CTGATGCACTTGTCTCAACGGGTTTGGCTGAGCTAGGTTATGTGTATCTCAATATAG ATGATTGCTGGTCTTCCAAGAAGCGGAATTCAGAG GGTCAATTGGTCCCAGATCCAAAAGCTTTTCCATCTGGAATTAAAGCTCTTGCTGATTATGTACACACGAAGGGCCTCAAGCTTGGAATTTATTCTGATGCTGG GGTTTTTACATGTGAAGTTCGACCAGGATCGCTTTATCATGAAAATGATGATGCAGAACTATTTGCTTCTTGG GGTGTAGATTATTTGAAATATGACAACTGCTTCAATCTGGGTATCGAACCAAAAGAAAG ATACCCACCAATGCGGAATGCTCTAAATGCAACTGGACGCACAATTTTCTATTCACTTTGTGAATG GGGTGTGGATAACCCAGCCTTATGGGCAGACAAGGTTGGAAACAGCTGGCGGACTACTGATGACATCAATGATTCATGGGCAAG CATGACTACTATTGCCGATCTGAATGACAAATGGGCAGCCTATGCGGGTCCTGGTGGATGGAATG ATCCAGATATGTTGGAAGTTGGCAATGGAGGCATGACATTCCAAGAGTACCGTGCTCATTTTAGCATCTGGGCTTTGATGAAg GCCCCTCTTTTGGTCGGTTGTGATGTAAGAAACATGACTACGGAAACTTTTGAGCTTCTAACCAATAAGGAGGTTATTGCTATAAACCAAG ACCCACTTGGGGTTCAGGGAAGGAAAGTTTATGTTTCAGGAACAGATGACTGCCTTCAG GTTTGGGCGGGTCCTTTATCTGAACATCGCTTGGTTGTTGCTCTTTGGAATCGCTGTTCGAAAGCGGCAACTGTCACAGCTGCATGGGAAAAACTTGGGCTTGAGTCCAGCACGAGTGTCTCAATTAGAGATTTGTGGCAG CACAAAGATGTTTCGGGAGATGCAGTGTCATCATTCAGTGCCCGAGTGGATGCCCATGACTGTAAGATGTATACTTTCACTCCCCAGACGGTGTCTCGGACGGTGGTTTAA
- the LOC132186308 gene encoding potassium transporter 2 has product MDLDHGKCWKTSKKESWKTILLLAYQSLGVVYGDLSISPLYVYKSTFAEDIEHSETNEEIFGALSFVFWTLTLIPLFKYVFIVLRADDNGEGGTFALYSLICRHAKVGLLPNRQVADEALSTYKLEQPPEKKNSSGLKLFLEKYKALHTALLLLVLLGTCMVIGDGLLTPAISVYSAVSGLELSMSKEHHQYAVVPITCFILVCLFALQHYGTHRVGFFFAPVVLTWLLCISALGLYNIIHWNPHVYEALSPYYMFKFLKKTRISGWMSLGGILLCITGSEAMFADLGHFSYTAIQIAFSFLVYPALILAYMGQAAYLSKNYHTSHRISFYVSVPESVRWPVLVLAILASVVGSQAIISGTFSIINQSQSLGCFPRVKVIHTSDKIHGQIYIPEINWILMILCIAVTIGFRDTKHLGNASGLAVMTVMLVTTCLTSLAIILCWHKSPIIAISFLLFFGSIELLYFSASLTKFREGAWLPILLALFLMTIMFVWHYATIKKYEYDLHNKVSLEWLLALGPSLGIARVPGIGLVFTDLTSGIPANFSRFVTNLPAFHRILVFVCIKSVPVPFVPPAERYLVGRVGPPAHRSYRCIVRYGYRDVHQDVDSFETQLVDRLADFIRYEWHRTRETICNGDDASQSNESSSECRLAVIGTVAFPGQRTFEIEETMQPASVSVEFPTVESVTDVIEMQPEGVIERRVRFAIDDESDTDERANMAEQLQEELEDLHTAQEAGTAFILGHSHVRAKQGSSVLKRLAVNFGYNFLRRNCRGPDVVLKVPPVSLLEVGMVYIV; this is encoded by the exons ATGGATCTTGACCATGGGAAGTGTTGGAAAACTTCAAAG AAGGAGTCTTGGAAGACCATCCTGCTCTTGGCCTACCAAAGCCTTGGTGTAGTATACGGGGACTTGAGCATTTCCCCTTTATACGTTTACAAAAGCACATTTGCAGAAGATATTGAACATTCAGAGACCAACGAAGAGATTTTTGGCGCTCTTTCTTTTGTATTCTGGACTCTTACATTAATCCCTCTATTCAAGTATGTCTTTATAGTCCTTCGCGCTGATGACAACGGAGAGG GTGGTACTTTTGCTCTTTATTCGTTGATATGTAGGCATGCAAAAGTAGGCCTTCTACCCAACCGGCAGGTTGCGGATGAAGCGCTCTCTACATATAAACTAGAACAACCTCCAGAGAAGAAAAACAGTTCAGGGTTGAAATTGTTTCTTGAGAAATACAAAGCCTTGCACACAGCTCTCCTACTTTTGGTTCTTCTTGGCACATGTATGGTAATTGGAGATGGACTCCTCACTCCAGCCATTTCAG TCTACTCTGCGGTGTCTGGTCTCGAGTTATCCATGTCCAAGGAGCACCACCAGT ATGCTGTGGTTCCAATTACTTGCTTCATACTAGTGTGTCTATTTGCACTTCAACACTATGGCACCCATCGGGTTGGGTTTTTCTTTGCACCAGTTGTGTTGACATGGCTACTATGCATCAGTGCCCTTGGCTTATACAATATAATCCACTGGAATCCACATGTCTATGAAGCTCTTTCTCCATATTATATGTTCAAATTCTTGAAGAAGACAAGGATAAGTGGATGGATGTCTTTGGGTGGAATATTATTGTGCATAACAG GTTCAGAGGCTATGTTTGCTGATCTTGGCCACTTCTCATATACGGCAATTCAG ATTGCTTTCTCCTTTCTGGTCTATCCAGCTCTTATATTGGCATATATGGGTCAAGCTGCGTACTTGTCAAAGAATTACCACACCAGCCATAGGATCAGTTTTTATGTCTCAGTTCCAG AATCTGTGAGGTGGCCGGTGCTTGTACTTGCCATTCTTGCTTCTGTTGTGGGAAGCCAAGCAATCATCAGCGGAACATTCTCTATCATAAACCAGAGCCAATCACTTGGTTGCTTCCCAAGAGTCAAGGTTATTCACACCTCTGACAAGATTCATGGCCAGATTTATATCCCTGAGATCAATTGGATTCTCATGATCCTCTGCATTGCTGTGACCATTGGATTCAGAGACACTAAACACTTGGGGAATGCATCTG GGTTAGCGGTGATGACGGTGATGTTAGTGACAACATGCCTCACTTCCTTGGCTATTATCCTTTGTTGGCACAAGTCACCTATCATAGCTATTTCCTTCCTACTCTTCTTTGGCTCTATTGAATTACTCTACTTCTCAGCTTCACTTACCAAGTTCAGAGAGGGTGCCTGGCTCCCCATTCTTCTAGCCCTTTTCCTTATGACTATCATGTTTGTTTGGCACTATGCAACCATCAAGAAATATGAATATGACCTTCACAACAAGGTTTCATTAGAATGGCTCTTAGCCTTAGGTCCAAGCTTAGGAATTGCTCGAGTTCCTGGAATTGGCCTAGTGTTCACTGATCTTACCTCTGGCATTCCAGCTAATTTCTCCCGCTTTGTCACCAACCTCCCTGCCTTCCACCGCATCCTTGTCTTTGTGTGCATAAAATCAGTACCTGTCCCTTTTGTGCCCCCTGCTGAGAGATATCTTGTGGGCCGTGTGGGTCCTCCAGCTCATCGGTCCTACAGATGTATTGTCCGGTATGGATATCGTGATGTTCATCAAGATGTTGATTCTTTTGAAACTCAGCTGGTTGATAGATTAGCTGATTTCATCCGCTATGAGTGGCATCGAACACGTGAGACTATATGCAACGGGGATGATGCATCACAATCTAACGAATCATCCAGTGAGTGTAGATTGGCTGTGATTGGAACAGTGGCATTCCCCGGACAACGAACTTTTGAGATTGAGGAGACCATGCAGCCAGCAAGTGTATCCGTTGAGTTCCCAACTGTAGAAAGTGTGACAGATGTTATTGAGATGCAACCAGAAGGCGTTATTGAAAGAAGAGTGAGGTTTGCTATTGATGATGAGTCTGACACTGATGAACGAGCTAATATGGCTGAGCAACTGCAAGAAGAGCTGGAAGATCTGCATACAGCTCAAGAAGCTGGGACTGCATTCATACTGGGGCACTCGCATGTTCGCGCAAAGCAAGGATCTTCTGTCCTGAAGCGACTGGCCGTCAACTTTGGATACAATTTCTTGAGGAGGAATTGCCGAGGGCCAGATGTGGTGCTCAAGGTGCCACCAGTGTCTCTTCTTGAGGTTGGCATGGTTTACATTGTGTAG
- the LOC132188148 gene encoding uncharacterized protein LOC132188148: MRSRYHCCAGNRVSVMLRDINMGLRALPLTPPRSNFPSNFGVSQDLCTYRFNKAFKFTVSAKTEKGEKEEPKKNNQSLFSNITEALDFSQVRSAEDAELLAEAREATKSGEKMSREQYGALRRKIGGTYKDFFKSYVEVDGQYVEEGWVDKTCKVCKKDTKGEPRQVDKLGRYVHVECLEKSKSGNFFTRLFSG, encoded by the exons ATGAGGAGCAGGTACCATTGTTGTGCAGGGAACAGAGTATCTGTTATGTTAAGGGATATAAACATGGGACTGAGAGCTCTTCCTTTGACACCTCCGAGAAGCAATTTCCCTTCAAATTTTGGAGTTTCGCAAGACTTGTGTACGTATAGGTTCAACAAGGCTTTTAAGTTCACAGTTTCAGCGAAAACAGAGAAGGGTGAAAAGGAAGAACCAAAGAAGAACAACCAATCTTTGTTCAGCAACATAACCGAAGCTCTCGATTTTTCTCAAGTTAGATCCGCAGAGGATGCCGAGCTTCTGGCCGAGGCAAGAGAAGCCACCAAGTCTGGAGAGAAAATGAGCAGGGAACAG TATGGGGCTCTTAGAAGGAAAATTGGAGGAACATACAAGGATTTCTTCAAGTCCTATGTTGAGG TGGATGGGCAATATGTTGAAGAAGGGTGGGTTGACAAAACGTGCAAGGTTTgcaagaaagataccaagggtGAACCGAGGCAAGTGGACAAGTTGGGAAGATATGTTCATGTAGAATGTTTGGAGAAGTCCAAATCTGGAAACTTTTTTACCAGACTCTTCTCAGGTTGA